From Bacteroidota bacterium, one genomic window encodes:
- a CDS encoding T9SS type A sorting domain-containing protein, giving the protein MSGGSPAGGTYSGTQVSGGIFNPQSAGVGTFLITYSYTDGNGCLSSASSNITVTTTPNVTASALSPVCVNATPITLSNGSPAGGTYSGTGVASGVFTPAVAGTGTTAITYTYNDGNGCSGTASTNITVNALPTVTLSALANVCQNANAVTLSGGSPSGGTYSGTGVTGNSFNPSTAGAGTHTITYSYTNASGCSGSATTSITVNPTPAVSLTTPSSICLNATPITLTGGSPAGGTYGGTGVSGNVFNPTTAGVGTKTITYSYTSSAGCSANTSSSILVNSLPTVTLANFQAVCNGSAPMTLTGGSPAGGVYSGNGITNNIFTPATVGIGTTTVTYTYTDANSCSANATNTITVNAGAAVTLGSFTPVCDNSAAINLTSGSPAGGTYSGTGVSGTTFNPSTSGAGTFAITYSYTNANGCVSTAESNIVVNAVTAASMATPQAVCLNTSTFALTGGSPAGGTYSGTGVTSNNFNASVAGVGNVTITYTYTNASGCISTATTTQVVNAAGTPATISSVSPMCADAAGVTLSGTPAGGVFSGVGVTGTTFTPTVAGNVTVTYTFTNPNGCATSANTTVVVNALPNTTLSSVTPLCTNSGALTLSNGSPAGGTYSGTGVSGNTFTPSNAGTFPLTYTYTNSNGCTSSAQTNIVVNALPVVTLGNFASLCVNATPITLTGGQPAGGVYSGTGISGGVFNPAAGSGLRSITYTYTNANNCSASTNANIIVNPAPTVNLGRDTMVCAQTVVTLNAGTGFTSVQWSTGAISNSISVDSSGIGFGSKTITVNVTNTAGCVGRDTVVVTFDNCSGIETSHEPAFGVYFYPNPFNGNFHILTERPLDYFIYDISGRLVETRKDIQGIYETGDHLAAGTYFIEFRSKEQRRTYQLIKATGSN; this is encoded by the coding sequence TTGAGCGGTGGATCACCTGCGGGTGGTACCTATTCGGGAACACAAGTAAGTGGTGGAATATTTAATCCGCAATCAGCCGGAGTCGGAACATTTCTGATCACGTATTCATATACAGATGGAAATGGATGTCTCTCATCTGCTAGCTCAAACATAACGGTGACTACGACACCGAATGTAACAGCATCAGCGCTCAGTCCGGTTTGTGTAAATGCAACACCGATCACTCTGTCGAATGGTAGTCCGGCCGGAGGAACATATTCAGGAACAGGTGTAGCATCAGGTGTCTTTACACCTGCAGTCGCAGGGACAGGTACTACTGCTATAACTTATACTTATAACGATGGTAATGGCTGTTCAGGTACAGCATCCACAAATATTACAGTGAATGCATTACCAACTGTTACACTTTCAGCACTTGCAAATGTTTGTCAGAATGCAAATGCCGTAACACTTTCCGGTGGATCACCAAGTGGTGGTACATATAGCGGAACAGGTGTTACAGGAAATTCTTTTAATCCTTCAACAGCAGGTGCAGGAACACATACTATAACTTATTCCTATACGAATGCATCGGGATGTTCAGGTAGTGCCACTACTTCAATTACAGTGAACCCTACTCCAGCTGTATCATTGACAACACCTTCTTCAATATGCTTGAATGCAACACCTATAACACTTACAGGAGGAAGTCCTGCAGGCGGAACTTATGGTGGTACTGGAGTATCAGGCAATGTGTTCAATCCAACAACAGCAGGTGTCGGTACAAAAACAATTACTTATAGCTATACAAGCAGTGCAGGATGTTCTGCAAATACAAGCAGCTCGATCCTTGTAAACAGTTTACCAACTGTAACTCTTGCAAACTTCCAAGCAGTATGTAATGGTTCAGCCCCTATGACATTGACAGGCGGAAGTCCTGCAGGTGGTGTTTATTCCGGAAATGGAATTACAAATAATATTTTCACACCTGCAACAGTTGGGATCGGTACAACAACAGTAACCTATACCTACACTGATGCGAATAGTTGTTCTGCAAATGCAACCAATACAATAACAGTAAATGCCGGTGCCGCAGTTACACTTGGATCATTTACTCCCGTGTGCGATAATTCAGCTGCAATAAATTTAACAAGTGGTTCGCCTGCCGGAGGAACATATAGCGGAACAGGAGTCTCAGGAACAACATTTAATCCATCAACTTCAGGTGCCGGAACATTTGCAATCACCTATTCATATACGAATGCAAATGGATGTGTAAGTACTGCTGAATCAAACATAGTTGTAAATGCAGTAACTGCAGCAAGTATGGCAACGCCACAAGCAGTTTGTTTGAATACATCTACTTTTGCATTGACAGGTGGATCTCCTGCCGGCGGAACTTATTCCGGTACAGGAGTAACTTCAAATAATTTTAATGCATCTGTAGCAGGAGTTGGAAATGTAACGATCACATATACTTACACGAATGCATCAGGATGTATCTCAACAGCAACAACAACGCAGGTTGTAAATGCTGCCGGCACACCGGCCACGATCTCAAGTGTTAGTCCTATGTGCGCAGATGCAGCAGGAGTAACTTTATCAGGAACACCAGCAGGCGGAGTATTTTCAGGTGTCGGAGTTACAGGCACAACGTTTACACCAACAGTTGCCGGAAATGTCACTGTCACTTATACATTCACTAATCCTAACGGATGTGCGACATCAGCAAATACAACAGTTGTTGTAAATGCACTTCCAAATACAACATTGAGTTCCGTAACTCCTCTGTGTACAAACAGCGGTGCATTGACGCTTTCAAATGGTAGTCCGGCAGGTGGTACATACTCTGGTACAGGTGTAAGCGGAAATACATTTACTCCTTCCAATGCAGGAACATTCCCTCTTACATACACCTATACAAATTCAAACGGTTGCACAAGTTCGGCACAAACGAATATTGTTGTGAATGCTTTACCGGTTGTTACGCTTGGAAATTTTGCATCTCTTTGTGTGAATGCAACACCAATTACTCTGACGGGCGGACAACCTGCCGGTGGTGTGTATAGCGGAACAGGAATCAGTGGCGGTGTATTTAATCCGGCAGCAGGATCGGGACTACGTTCGATCACTTACACCTATACAAATGCAAACAATTGTTCAGCTTCAACAAACGCTAACATAATTGTAAATCCGGCACCGACAGTAAATCTCGGAAGAGATACAATGGTATGTGCGCAAACTGTTGTGACTTTAAATGCCGGAACAGGATTTACTTCTGTTCAATGGTCGACAGGTGCAATAAGCAACAGCATTTCAGTCGACAGTTCAGGTATTGGTTTTGGAAGCAAGACGATAACAGTGAATGTGACAAACACAGCAGGTTGTGTCGGCAGAGATACTGTAGTGGTTACGTTTGACAATTGCAGCGGAATTGAGACATCACATGAACCTGCCTTCGGTGTTTACTTCTATCCGAATCCGTTCAATGGAAACTTCCATATCCTCACTGAAAGACCTCTTGATTATTTTATCTACGACATCAGTGGAAGATTAGTTGAAACTAGAAAAGACATCCAGGGAATATATGAAACCGGTGATCATCTGGCTGCAGGGACTTACTTTATTGAATTCAGAAGTAAGGAGCAACGGAGAACGTATCAGCTGATAAAGGCGACTGGTTCTAATTAA
- a CDS encoding SBBP repeat-containing protein gives MKTNTLLFAKGMAVLFLLVIFSDLTNAQSFKWAKSGVSEGYDYGNAITSDDSGNVYVTGQLEFRCDFGGGIKHTTAGKHDILLGKYGSDGTLKWVKRAGGIGGDVGWGIGVDGIGNIYSTGEFEGTAGWAAGDSLTVYGSNDIYLTKHSNSGNLIWAKKYGWSSDDKARAMAVDRDGNSYVTGYFSSTARFGSINVTSSGNNDVFIAKIDSTGDPIWVRKGGGTREDRGRGVVLDRSGNVFITGTFTQTATFSGTTLNSNGKNSLFVVKYDNNGNFEWAKGAGTCCDTTRGNAISVDANGDVYIAGYFKDNTTIGSNSFTAFGSSDIFVAKYDGGNGNVLWSKQAGGPYEDIGFACTFDTVKNQLYVAGQVDDHGNFGSIYVGAAGNRDVVIAAYDASGTELWARPGGGNQRDAGQAITYDTLGNIYTTGFFNDTANFGTTVLQGYPLADFFVAKMAPPLSTQPSTNASGVIASLANCNNIQLNFTAGNGTRRLVIAKASSAVNVLPVDGNYYTASSAFGSGTDLGSGNFVVYDGTGTSVTITGVTSGTTYHFGVFEYNGVGFASNYLLPSFGTTNFSPSGFSINASANQTTFCNGGSTTLRASPGAATYTWSPSNGLSSITDSVITATPTSTITYTVTATNGGGCTSSRTITLTVSQPPTVTFNSPAAVCSNTGAFALSTGSPVGGTYSGTGVSGNVFNPAIAGVGTTSLTYSYTDAGGCSASATSSIVVNAIPTVTLSAFNPICQSASLLTLTGGSPAGGTYS, from the coding sequence ATGAAAACCAATACACTACTTTTCGCGAAAGGGATGGCCGTCCTATTTCTGCTGGTGATCTTTTCAGATCTCACCAATGCACAAAGTTTCAAATGGGCCAAATCAGGAGTCTCAGAAGGATATGATTATGGCAATGCCATCACATCCGATGATTCAGGAAATGTTTATGTAACCGGACAGCTTGAGTTCAGATGTGATTTCGGTGGCGGTATTAAACATACCACTGCAGGAAAGCATGACATCTTACTTGGAAAATACGGTTCAGACGGAACATTGAAATGGGTCAAGCGCGCCGGCGGTATTGGTGGTGATGTTGGCTGGGGAATTGGCGTAGATGGAATTGGAAATATTTATTCTACAGGTGAGTTCGAAGGAACAGCCGGTTGGGCAGCAGGTGATTCATTAACTGTCTATGGAAGTAATGACATCTATCTAACGAAACATTCGAATTCAGGAAATCTGATTTGGGCAAAGAAATATGGTTGGAGCAGTGATGATAAAGCCAGAGCAATGGCTGTTGACAGAGATGGAAACAGTTATGTGACCGGTTACTTTTCAAGCACTGCACGCTTTGGTTCAATCAATGTGACCAGTAGTGGAAACAATGATGTCTTTATTGCAAAGATAGATTCAACAGGTGATCCCATATGGGTTAGAAAAGGTGGTGGAACAAGAGAAGATCGGGGTCGTGGTGTCGTTCTTGACAGATCAGGAAATGTTTTCATTACAGGAACATTTACACAAACAGCTACTTTCAGTGGAACTACTCTGAACTCAAATGGAAAGAACAGTTTGTTTGTTGTGAAGTACGACAACAATGGAAATTTTGAATGGGCAAAAGGTGCAGGTACATGTTGTGATACCACTCGTGGTAATGCAATCAGTGTTGATGCAAACGGAGATGTTTACATAGCAGGATATTTCAAAGACAATACAACGATTGGCAGTAATTCATTTACAGCTTTTGGATCATCAGATATTTTTGTAGCAAAATATGATGGAGGCAATGGAAATGTACTCTGGTCAAAACAAGCAGGTGGGCCTTATGAAGATATCGGATTTGCATGTACGTTTGATACAGTAAAAAATCAATTATATGTTGCAGGACAGGTCGACGATCACGGAAATTTCGGATCAATATACGTTGGAGCCGCAGGTAACCGTGATGTTGTCATTGCTGCTTATGATGCAAGTGGAACAGAATTATGGGCAAGACCCGGTGGCGGAAATCAAAGAGATGCAGGACAAGCGATCACTTATGATACATTAGGAAATATTTATACAACAGGATTTTTTAATGACACTGCAAATTTCGGAACAACTGTTTTACAAGGATATCCGCTTGCAGATTTCTTTGTTGCGAAAATGGCTCCGCCTCTTTCAACACAACCTTCTACAAATGCATCAGGTGTTATAGCATCACTTGCTAATTGCAATAACATCCAATTAAATTTCACTGCAGGAAACGGAACAAGAAGATTAGTAATTGCAAAAGCATCTTCTGCTGTGAATGTTTTACCTGTTGATGGAAACTACTACACTGCATCATCAGCATTTGGTTCGGGAACAGATCTCGGCTCAGGAAACTTTGTTGTTTACGATGGAACAGGAACTTCTGTAACTATAACCGGAGTTACTTCAGGAACAACTTATCACTTTGGTGTATTTGAATACAACGGAGTTGGTTTTGCTTCAAATTATTTATTGCCTTCATTCGGCACAACAAATTTTTCACCGAGTGGATTTTCTATAAATGCATCAGCGAATCAGACCACATTTTGCAATGGTGGTTCAACAACTCTTCGAGCAAGTCCGGGTGCTGCAACTTATACATGGTCACCATCAAATGGATTATCATCGATAACTGATTCTGTTATTACCGCAACACCAACCAGCACAATTACCTATACAGTAACTGCAACTAATGGAGGTGGATGTACTTCATCGCGAACAATAACATTAACAGTCAGTCAGCCTCCGACAGTCACATTCAATTCACCTGCTGCAGTATGTAGCAATACAGGAGCGTTCGCACTCTCTACAGGATCACCTGTGGGCGGAACATATAGTGGCACCGGAGTCAGCGGAAATGTATTCAACCCGGCAATTGCCGGAGTTGGTACAACCAGTCTGACATATAGCTATACGGATGCGGGCGGATGTTCAGCATCTGCAACTTCATCTATCGTTGTGAATGCAATTCCGACAGTAACATTATCTGCTTTTAATCCGATATGTCAGAGTGCTTCACTCCTTACATTGACAGGAGGATCACCTGCGGGAGGTACATACTCCTGA